In Bernardetia litoralis DSM 6794, the genomic window TAACTATGACCATTTAGAATATTTGAAACAATATATTTCTGCCGAATTAAGAGAAAAAAATGGTAGAACTCATTGGACTATGGTAGAAAAACTGCCTGATTGGATGAAATCAGGAAAAAACAGAGATAAAATTGTTAAACTAATATCCGAATTAGAACGGAAATAAAAACTGCATACAACAATTTGTATAATGCATATGCACCCTGCAGGATGCAAACGCACCATACAAGAAACGTTGTGCTGCATTAAAAAATGAAATATCAAAATTTATATATAGACTTTGAACCTAGTTGGGAAACTTACAATAAGGTGACAGAGATAATCGGACGGATTCCCCAAAAACACGAAAAATCAGAATTTGATGAAACTAACGAACCTTCAACTTGGTGGCTACAACTTCTGGAAGATGAAGAGAATGACATCTATGTTGACTTCATAAATGTTTTTATGGACTTGCTAGAACCAAAGTTTGATAAACTAAAAAACATTGGAATTGAGAAAGAGAATATTTTGATTTGGCTTGTATATGAATATGAACAACAATGTGCATTAGGATTTAACCCGAAAGAACTTGAACGATTAGGAAAGAATGGAATAGCATTGAACATTGACTGTCACGAAAGGAGAAAATAAAAAAAACGCAGCACAACAACACCTATACGCAATGCCCTTCGGGACACTGCGCATAGCCGAATCGTTGGCATTCATTAAAAAAACAAAATGGAATCAGAAAAGACATTTAAGACAAAAACAGGATTTTGCCATATCCTTCCTGACAAAATTATCTTGACAAGAGACGGGGTTGTTGGAAATGTGGCTAAAGTGACTGTTGGAAACAACATTGCTAGGACTCTTGTAATTTACGGAGCAATAACAGTTGGACTTTTCTATTTTGGTTATGAAGCATACAAAAACGGACAAACCTTACAGCCAATTTTATTTGGACTAATCGGACTATATCTGATTTACGGAATTGTAAGTAGTCTAAATAATTCAGCGACACCAACTATCGACCGAGAAAAAATTAAAGATGTAAAACTGAAAAAAGCTATTAAAGGGCTGACTCGTTCGAGATTTGAAGTACTGTTCGAAGATGAGAACGGAAAAATCAAAAAACGACTAATTATGCTTCCAGGCTCATTGACTGACGGACAGAATGAAACAGAAAACGCTGTTGAGATAATGAGAGAAGAACAACTATTGAAATAAAAAAACAACGAAATGCCAACAAGGTGTATAGCCAATAGGGCGTTTGATGAAAATTGAAAGTCCAGTTCTTTGAGCAGGCAGCGCCAAAACAAAGTTTTGACGTTTAACAAAAAGAAAATTAAAAGTAAAAACGTTTGTTTTGGCTTTGTGGTAAACCGAAAGTGAAGTACTTCTAATCTGCCCTACTGCCCATACACAGAACGTTACCACACATTTGAACAGAGCATTTATGAAAAACATTATACTGATTTTATTATTAGCTATCAGCTTTCAATCTTTCGGACAAAATAACTACCGAATTGAAAAGTGTATTTGGAATTACTCAAAACCTTCTGAATATATTTCGAGAGTTGATAACTTTGAAAAAGACGTTAAGACTGGAGAAGAATATATTAAAAAACAGAAAGAAGATGGAGTTACAGTTTCGACTGACGACAAAATACTTTTCTCAATAGCAAAAACTGATTCTTTACAAATGAATATAGTTTTGGCGAGCTATAAAGACAATGGAAATATCGAAAGGTTTACGTTGAAAGGTTACGCTGAAAAGTTAGGAGAATACTTTAAAGTAAACCCGAAAAACGATGACCCAAAAATCATTGTGACTGTAAACGTGAATGAACTACTGATTGATGAAACGAAATTTTATCTGATTAGAAAAACGATAAATTATACCGAACAGAATTACTCATATTCATCTGACTATTATGTAAGCGAAATACAAGGAAAAGAATTTTCGATTGCTGTAGTTTATGACAATGATGCTGACAAGCTGAAAATTGAGAAATCGATATTGGAATCAACATTTGAATAAAAAAACGTGTGGTAACACCGTGTATAATTAATTGCTTGGTCACTGCCGACTTACGAACATTCCTGCGGAATATTCTATCTGTGATTTATTTGCTAAATTAGGTGCTTAACCACGCAACTAACCATACACAATCACATTGTAGCTAATTAAAACCAACAAATGCGCATAATAATTATAATACTTCTGAACTGTTTTATTTTAGCTAGTTGTGGAAATGAAAACAAAGACAAGGAGTCGAAAATTGAATTAGAAAAGAACGAAGTGGAAACGAAATCATTATTGGACAATGTTAAGCTTGCTATAAATCCAAAATTTAAGGATTGGGTGTTATTTGAAAATGGGACATACATAATATTTGACGACATAAATCAAATTGACAACATTGAGAATGAAGCTATAAAACTAATGAAAGAATTCGGACCAGTACACGCTGGAGGACCTGCTGGAGATTTTAACGTCATATCGCTAAATAAAACTAAAGGTTGGGTTGTGTCTGGACACGGATATGGAATGTACACATATGTAAATCCTTCTGAACTAGAAACGAATTCACCTGACGACCTTACAATTGGAGTTTTTGGACGTTCAAAACGGAATAATGATGGACAGAATCCGAATATAATTTATGTAAATAGTTCTAAAAATAACTAGCTACAACACCGTGTATAATTAATTGCTTTGGCAAGTGCTTATTTGGAAAATTCCTTCGGAATTTTCTCGGGTTCGTATTTGTTTACTAAATTAGTTGCTTAACCACGCAACTAACCATACACAATCACGTTGTAGCACATTTGAGAAACGATGAAACCTGAATTAAAATATATAGAATTAAAAAGTGGATTTGGTGATACTGGACCAGCGTGGATTGGAATGGCGGAATTTTCAAAATCTGACAGAACTGTGTATTTTAATGAAATGGCTCTTAAAAACTCAAATGCACAAGGAATCGCAGGAAATTACTACGACATAGAAAGTAGAGACGAATATTGGGTTTCTGGAATAAAAAAAAACGGAACTGACCGACATTGGGCTGGAGGCGGAAAAGTAATGATTGACCGAAATGTTGTTGACCTTTATTTAAGTCTAGTTGACTTCAATTTATTGGATAAAAACCGATTTGAATTAGTGGACATTTTACCAACTGACAAACAAAAGTTTGCGGAATTAGAAAACGAAAAACTTAACTAATATGAAATTATCCGAAAAATATCCCGAAGAATATTTTAATCATTGGATAGCAATGTTTTGTGCAAATAATTCAGAATTTAACAATGATGCAATCATAGAACAAATTGAAATGTATAAGAGCTTCGAAGGAGAAGAAGAATTCTCTGAACTTAAAGCAGAACTAAACTCTATTATCGAAAATGATGATTTAGATAAGTTTATAGAAATTGGAAAGAACTTTGGATGGAAAGAAATTAAGACTGATGACTTAATTAATATGACACAAATTATTAGGAAAGAATAAAAACGTGCTACAACAGGGTATAAAAAACATAGGGCATTTGTGCTTAACCGAAAGTTCTGTGCTTATTTATAAAGTCCGCTAAATATAAAATTTGGCGTTTATAGAGAAAAGATAAAAGCAAAATATTTATATTTAGCTAAGTAATAAACCGAAACGAAAGTGCTTATCACCTGCCCTACGATTTCTTATACTGAACGTTAGGCACAATTTTAATAAATAGAGAGCAAAAGTAATTTTTAGAATCAATCTTTTTTTCAAAAAACTGTTATTTCTCAATCTAAAAAACGGACAATTTTTGTATTCAAAGAAATGTGATTTTGTCCAAAGGCTTTTTAAGAACACATCTTTTTTGCCAAAGAACAGAAATAGTTAACAGAAAAAAATGTACTTTTACTTTAGAACAGAGCTTGTAAACTTGAAAAAAAACTGTGCCTAACATTGGCTTAGCGAAAATGGGCTTAACGTTTTGACACAGACATCCGAACATAAAATAAATTTTAAAGGTTTAGCGAGGGAAGGAGCTAAGAATTCCCACTTTCGCCAAGCCACACCGTTAGGCACAATTTTAATAAATAGAGAGCAAAAGTAATTTTTAGAATCAATCTTTTTTTCAAAAAACTGTTATTTCTCAATCTAAAAAACGGACAATTTTTGTATTCAAAGAAATGTGATTTTGTCCAAAGGCTTTTTAAGAACACATCTTTTTTGCCAAAGAACAGAAATAGTTAACAGAAAAAAATGTACTTTTACTTTAGAACAGAGCTTGTAAACTTGAAAAAAAACTGTGCCTAACATTGGCTTAGCGAAAATGGGCTTAACGTTTTGACACAGACATCCGAACATAAAATAAATTTTAAAGGTTTAGCGAGGGAAGGAGCTAAGAATTCCCACTTTCGCCAAGCCACACCGTTGGGAGTGAAATGCCTTCGCTACGCTACGGCACTCACTCCCAACGAAGCAAGGATTCCATCCCGTGTTAGGTTCGTGTCTACGCTACGCTACGACACATTCACCCAACACGAGATTTACAAAATTATAAAATTTTCCTCCCTAAGGTCGGAATTTTATAACTTCGTAAATCCCTGCTTCGTTAGTGGCAAGTGTAATAAAACCTATAACACAAAACAAACTGAATGGAAAAATATGAATTAGAAAAAAACATTTGGACAGAAACAGACTTTGAAATAATGGGTTGGCACGACAGTAATATTTATAAACTCGGTTTGACAAATGACCTTGAATTAGATATTGACTACATCCTAAAATGGAATAAACCAGACATAGAAGGACTTCCATTTACATTTTGGGTAGCACCAGCAACATTGGTATTCAGAAAAATTAAAAATATATCATTTGAACTTAATACAGCATTTAACAACACTTTTGAAATAGAAAACATTGAAAAAACAGAAAGCAAAGATGAAACAACTTGGACAATAATTACAAGACAAGGAGATATTCAATTCATAAGCGAAGGTTTCACTCAATACATAAGACAAGAACCTTTTTTTCAATTTGGGCAAACCATTTCATATATTGAACGTTATGGTTGGACACTTGACAGGACAACAAATCAAGAAAACCCAAACAGAATAAGAGAAGATATAATAGCACAACGGAATAAAGATTTTGAACATTATGAAAATGCTAAAAAGCGACATTTAAAACGCAAGGAAAGTGAAAATCTATTAATTTCAAAAGAAAACAACGAAATAGAGTTGAAAGAATATTTATTAAAAAAGAAAGAAATCAAACAGATGTTAGACTATTTTGACTATTGGTTGAAAGATACAAGATTTGAAAATTACTAAAAATAAACATAAAAAAACACCTACCACTAACATTGGCTTAGCGAAAATGGGTTTAACGTTTTGACACAGATGTTTGAACATAAAAATAAATTTAAAGGTTTAGCGAGGGAAGGAGCTAAGAAGTCCCACTTTCGCCAAGCCATACCGTTGGGAGTGAAATGCCTTCGCTACGCTACGGCACTTCACTCCCAACGAAGCAAGGATTCCATCCCGTGTTAGGTTCGTGT contains:
- a CDS encoding phosphoribosylaminoimidazolesuccinocarboxamide synthase: MTRDGVVGNVAKVTVGNNIARTLVIYGAITVGLFYFGYEAYKNGQTLQPILFGLIGLYLIYGIVSSLNNSATPTIDREKIKDVKLKKAIKGLTRSRFEVLFEDENGKIKKRLIMLPGSLTDGQNETENAVEIMREEQLLK